The following proteins come from a genomic window of Populus nigra chromosome 6, ddPopNigr1.1, whole genome shotgun sequence:
- the LOC133696818 gene encoding AT-hook motif nuclear-localized protein 20-like — protein LAILANPWWTGQVGLPGLDSSSNSPSLGKINRELSINETSNRSGGRDEDDDDRDTGDEAKEGAVEVGNRRPRGRPPGSKNKPKPPIFVTRDSPNALRSHVMEIAGGADVAESVAQFARRRQRGVCVLSGSGSVANVTLRQPAAPGAVVALHGRFEILSLTGAFLPGPAPPGSTGLTVYLAGGQGQVVGGSVVGSLIAAGPVMVIAATFANATYERLPLEDDEEAGSGGQGHIQSGANNSPPAIGSSGQQAGLPDPSSMPVYLPPNLMQSGAQQLGHDAYAWAHAARPPY, from the coding sequence TTAGCAATCCTGGCTAATCCTTGGTGGACGGGTCAGGTTGGCCTGCCTGGCCTTGACTCTTCATCCAATTCACCTTCGTTAGGAAAAATCAATCGTGAGCTTTCCATTAATGAAACCAGCAACAGAAGCGGTGGAagggatgaagatgatgatgatagagATACCGGAGATGAGGCTAAAGAGGGTGCTGTTGAGGTTGGTAACCGAAGACCTAGAGGCCGGCCTCCTGGATCGAAAAACAAACCCAAACCACCAATTTTTGTGACTCGAGACAGCCCTAATGCCCTCCGTAGCCATGTCATGGAAATTGCTGGTGGTGCTGATGTAGCTGAGAGTGTGGCACAGTTTGCTCGGAGGCGTCAACGGGGTGTTTGTGTGCTTAGTGGCAGTGGCTCCGTGGCCAACGTAACCCTAAGACAACCAGCAGCACCGGGTGCTGTAGTCGCCCTCCACGGTAGGTTTGAGATTTTGTCCCTAACTGGGGCATTTTTGCCGGGACCGGCTCCTCCTGGCTCTACTGGACTGACTGTGTACCTTGCCGGCGGACAAGGGCAGGTTGTTGGAGGAAGTGTGGTTGGATCACTAATTGCAGCAGGGCCGGTCATGGTCATTGCTGCAACTTTTGCTAATGCCACTTATGAGAGGTTACCATTAGAGGATGATGAAGAAGCTGGAAGTGGTGGTCAGGGACACATCCAAAGCGGAGCTAATAATTCCCCACCAGCGATCGGAAGCAGTGGACAACAAGCTGGATTGCCTGATCCCTCATCTATGCCTGTCTATCTGCCACCAAATCTAATGCAAAGTGGAGCTCAGCAATTAGGGCATGACGCCTATGCTTGGGCACATGCTGCTAGACCGCCTTACTGA